The following are from one region of the Silene latifolia isolate original U9 population chromosome 9, ASM4854445v1, whole genome shotgun sequence genome:
- the LOC141601080 gene encoding uncharacterized protein LOC141601080 produces MIEQAHLIRQKMKAVQDRQKSYAILHRRDIEFKADDKVLLKLSRMRGVMRFAKRGKLSQTFIGPYVLDGIGKEVGDNVQLKVSPMQEVMRFGKIDKLRQKSIGSYDIFDRIEKVVYRLALSSTLDRVHNVFHMSQLRKYVIYPTHVVEAETIELYDALTYVELPKEIIDRKVRKTKNKETTLILKVIWSKDNVKEAT; encoded by the coding sequence ATGATAGAGCAGGCTCATCTAATCCGACAAAAGATGAAGGCGGTGCAGGatcggcaaaagagttatgcgatcTTGCATCGTCGTGATATAGAGTTTAAGGCAGATGACAAAGTCCTATTGAAGTTGTCACGAATGCGGGGAGTGATGAGATTCGCCAAAAGGGGAAAGTTGAGCCAAACGTTTATAGGCCCTTATGTTTTGGACGGGATCGGGAAAGAGGTGGGTGACAACGTCCAATTGAAGGTGTCACCAATGCAAGAAGTGATGAGATTCGGAAAAATAGATAAGTTGAGGCAAAAGTCTATAGGCTCTTATGATATTTTTGACAGGATCGAGAAAGTGGTTTATCGTTTAGCACTTTCGTCGACACTTGATCGGGTTCACAATGTATTTCATATGTCACAGCTACGAAAGTATGTAATTTACCCGACACATGTAGTTGAGGCAGAGACGATTGAGCTATATGATGCACTAACATATGTAGAATTACCTAAGGAGATCATTGATCGAAAGGTGCGCAAGACAAAGAATAAGGAGACAACGTTAATACTTAAGGTGATATGGTCTAAGGATAACGTGAAAGAGGCCACGTGA